The following coding sequences are from one Paenibacillus sp. JDR-2 window:
- the map gene encoding type I methionyl aminopeptidase gives MVILKSKHEIEAIRKACQVVAECHRTIAPLIKPGITTNEIERIFEEIMLKHGAKPYQKGYKGYPYATCASANDVIAHGFPSNKPLVEGDIVTIDTVAELDGWLGDSAWSYAVGQISPTAEKLMRVTKECLDLGIVQAQPGNRLGDVTSAIQRHAESHGFGVVRELLAHGIGRDLHEEPTYMHVGKPGKGVRIKEGMVFTIEPMITEGTYFMTIDPDGWTARTLDNKLAAQYEHTIAITAEGPQILTAQ, from the coding sequence ATGGTCATTTTAAAAAGCAAGCATGAAATTGAGGCTATCCGTAAGGCATGCCAAGTGGTGGCTGAATGCCATCGTACAATCGCCCCGCTTATCAAACCGGGTATTACCACCAACGAGATTGAGCGCATATTCGAGGAAATTATGTTGAAGCACGGCGCAAAGCCATATCAGAAAGGCTATAAAGGATATCCATATGCGACCTGTGCCTCCGCCAACGATGTGATCGCACATGGCTTCCCTAGCAATAAACCGCTTGTCGAAGGCGATATCGTGACGATCGACACAGTTGCTGAGCTCGATGGCTGGCTCGGCGATTCGGCCTGGAGTTATGCAGTCGGGCAGATCTCGCCGACTGCCGAGAAGTTGATGCGTGTCACGAAGGAATGTCTTGACCTGGGTATCGTGCAAGCGCAGCCCGGCAATCGACTTGGCGACGTGACGAGTGCGATTCAGCGGCATGCGGAATCACACGGTTTCGGCGTCGTGCGCGAACTTCTCGCCCATGGCATCGGCCGCGACCTGCACGAGGAGCCGACTTACATGCATGTCGGCAAGCCTGGAAAAGGCGTCCGGATCAAGGAAGGTATGGTGTTCACGATTGAGCCGATGATCACCGAAGGAACTTATTTCATGACAATCGATCCGGACGGCTGGACCGCGCGGACGTTGGACAACAAGCTCGCCGCCCAATACGAACACACGATCGCTATCACGGCTGAAGGTCCACAAATTTTAACCGCGCAATAG
- a CDS encoding TetR/AcrR family transcriptional regulator: MCPRTKEQNEFIRIQRREQILDVAARSYFRTGGSFDIRDVAREAGLGYGTVYHYYPNRHLLIEDVLESGFERCEQFIAELANIGGSPTDDRQLFTYCKALLLLWQSDARAYLVYKMASEHYAGLPEKDRHHAKRKFMERLYVPLQSLAQCEDDGIDHMLAVLVGCCGLHYYAGNSDLDVDRIARLALQAITKES; the protein is encoded by the coding sequence ATGTGTCCCCGTACCAAAGAACAAAATGAGTTCATACGCATACAGCGTAGAGAACAGATCCTGGACGTCGCCGCTCGCTCCTACTTTCGCACGGGCGGCAGCTTTGATATTCGCGACGTCGCCCGCGAGGCTGGGCTTGGTTACGGCACAGTATACCATTATTACCCCAACCGGCATTTATTAATTGAAGATGTATTAGAAAGCGGCTTTGAGCGATGCGAGCAATTTATCGCGGAATTGGCGAACATCGGCGGCAGCCCCACGGATGACCGGCAGTTGTTTACATATTGCAAAGCGCTGCTCCTGCTGTGGCAGTCGGACGCCCGCGCCTATCTCGTCTACAAAATGGCGTCGGAACATTATGCAGGCTTGCCTGAAAAGGATCGACACCACGCCAAAAGAAAATTTATGGAACGGTTGTACGTTCCACTCCAATCGCTCGCCCAGTGCGAAGACGACGGCATCGATCATATGCTTGCCGTGCTGGTCGGTTGCTGCGGTCTGCACTACTATGCGGGCAATTCCGACCTGGACGTCGATCGAATCGCCCGACTCGCATTGCAAGCTATTACGAAGGAGTCCTGA
- a CDS encoding ABC transporter substrate-binding protein, giving the protein MARLGFIKTGWISLITAAMITVTGCGSTGDQTVATATTDQSGQATAAPSEAPPQAETRVVTDAFGEVEIPVNPKRISALYREDYLVALGVTPIVQYYNPMWGKQDYLKLEVPLFDVTGSIEAMLVSEPDLIIGAGEVDAAQYKLYSKVAPTFRLPDDVLADSRKTLTLIAELLGLSDKAEQVLADYEARIVDVKAKLNAAIGDEKLVVLRMNVVDKSINIFGIHNTFVGQILYEDLGLKAPRFAEAMTEGNIVLSKEVVPELDADHIILLPSNGTWEDESNAKALEEMKADPLWQNVPAFKNGHVYPVERSYWQTGAITANGLKMDDLLRLMAS; this is encoded by the coding sequence ATGGCAAGATTGGGATTTATAAAAACAGGATGGATATCGCTTATAACGGCAGCAATGATTACGGTGACAGGTTGCGGCTCAACGGGCGATCAAACTGTGGCCACGGCGACTACCGATCAGTCTGGACAGGCAACCGCAGCGCCAAGCGAAGCTCCGCCTCAGGCAGAAACGCGCGTTGTAACCGATGCCTTCGGAGAGGTAGAGATACCGGTAAATCCGAAGCGAATCTCAGCTCTTTATCGCGAAGATTATTTAGTTGCGCTTGGGGTAACGCCTATTGTGCAATATTATAACCCGATGTGGGGCAAGCAGGATTATTTGAAGCTGGAAGTGCCGTTGTTCGACGTGACCGGCAGCATCGAAGCTATGCTAGTGTCCGAGCCGGACTTGATCATCGGAGCCGGAGAGGTCGATGCAGCGCAATACAAACTCTATTCCAAAGTTGCGCCGACGTTCCGTTTGCCGGACGACGTACTTGCGGATTCGCGCAAAACATTGACCTTAATTGCCGAATTGCTTGGTCTGAGCGACAAGGCTGAGCAGGTTCTTGCCGATTACGAAGCCCGCATTGTTGATGTGAAGGCGAAGCTGAACGCGGCGATCGGCGATGAGAAGCTTGTTGTTCTGCGGATGAACGTCGTAGACAAATCAATTAATATTTTCGGCATTCATAACACGTTTGTCGGACAAATCTTGTATGAGGATCTTGGGCTTAAGGCACCGAGGTTCGCCGAGGCGATGACAGAGGGCAATATCGTCTTGTCTAAAGAGGTCGTTCCGGAGCTTGACGCGGATCATATTATTTTGCTTCCGTCCAACGGGACGTGGGAAGATGAGAGCAACGCGAAAGCGCTTGAGGAAATGAAAGCAGATCCATTATGGCAAAACGTTCCGGCATTTAAGAACGGCCATGTCTATCCCGTAGAGAGATCGTATTGGCAGACGGGAGCCATTACGGCAAACGGCTTGAAGATGGATGATTTACTTCGATTGATGGCTTCTTAA
- a CDS encoding helix-turn-helix domain-containing protein gives MDIEQRKQAETAPLVHYVLRSIRLIVAGEQAVMNDLDGSARNDKETFELLFIMSGTGQGKCFLQGPGRALSVDQEVMGCSYYRLCFETSGYDAASDLLPDKQELACAPFAKTMELLEELYGLRGATGGLELFQRFVRFQELLLFLFRQNPPAAEDKGTDIERQGVELSIRHIQQYYRELLTVEELASLAGIDRWKYTRLFKEATGQVPLQYLNEVRINEAKKWLVSTDDKLLDIALNAGFNNEYYFNRRFKQTVGISPGQYRRSRKGKLRVVAPYLEDFIVALDMQPIAQYWHAKWGKQDYLGLNHIPTFDENGGNFDALSGYKPDLILLMDRYEQQQYSQCRRISSTCILREQTNNWRTLLRTVADYFGRTEMAEDAIAKYDYKARTASHTLSQIMKGETVAFLRISADHIIQYTDEGQGFVSTVLFGDVGLRSHSAVGVASKANRPGMFNLTIEDLRTLTADHVFITFDKWHSQAEGKERELLDRPEWRDLPAVRNNRVYEVDFLTWMNNGIISNGKKIDDILRSLA, from the coding sequence ATGGATATTGAACAGCGCAAACAAGCTGAGACTGCTCCTTTAGTCCATTATGTGCTGCGATCAATCCGCTTGATCGTTGCGGGCGAGCAAGCAGTAATGAATGATTTGGACGGCAGCGCTAGAAATGATAAGGAAACCTTTGAACTGCTCTTTATAATGAGCGGGACGGGACAAGGAAAATGTTTTTTGCAGGGGCCAGGTAGAGCTCTATCCGTTGATCAAGAGGTTATGGGTTGCAGCTATTACCGATTGTGCTTCGAAACGAGCGGCTATGATGCAGCTTCGGACTTGCTTCCTGATAAGCAAGAGCTTGCCTGCGCACCATTCGCTAAGACGATGGAGCTGCTTGAAGAGTTATATGGTCTCCGCGGAGCGACAGGCGGGCTCGAGCTGTTCCAACGTTTTGTAAGATTTCAAGAGTTACTGCTCTTTCTATTCCGCCAAAATCCACCTGCAGCCGAGGATAAGGGAACGGATATCGAGCGGCAAGGGGTAGAGCTTAGCATACGGCATATTCAACAGTATTACCGTGAGCTTCTGACCGTGGAGGAGCTGGCCTCACTCGCAGGCATTGATCGCTGGAAGTATACCCGTCTGTTCAAAGAGGCTACGGGTCAAGTACCGCTCCAGTACTTAAATGAAGTACGGATTAATGAAGCCAAAAAGTGGCTGGTAAGCACCGATGACAAGCTGCTCGATATTGCGCTGAATGCAGGTTTCAACAATGAATATTATTTCAATCGTCGTTTCAAGCAGACGGTAGGCATATCGCCCGGACAATACCGTCGCAGCCGCAAGGGAAAGCTTAGAGTAGTAGCGCCGTATTTGGAGGATTTCATAGTCGCGCTGGATATGCAGCCTATCGCCCAGTATTGGCACGCGAAATGGGGAAAACAAGACTACCTAGGCTTAAACCATATTCCCACGTTCGACGAGAACGGCGGCAATTTTGACGCGCTTTCCGGGTATAAGCCGGACTTGATATTGCTTATGGATCGTTACGAGCAACAGCAATATTCTCAGTGCCGACGTATATCGAGCACGTGTATCCTGCGTGAGCAGACTAATAATTGGCGTACGCTTTTGCGTACAGTCGCCGATTATTTCGGTCGGACGGAAATGGCCGAAGATGCTATCGCAAAGTATGATTACAAAGCACGGACCGCAAGTCATACGCTGAGTCAGATTATGAAAGGTGAGACGGTCGCTTTTTTGCGTATCTCGGCGGACCACATCATCCAATATACGGATGAAGGACAGGGCTTTGTTTCGACTGTTCTCTTTGGCGATGTGGGTTTGCGCTCTCACTCCGCAGTTGGCGTAGCATCAAAAGCGAATAGGCCGGGCATGTTCAATCTCACCATAGAGGACCTGCGTACGTTAACCGCGGATCATGTGTTCATAACTTTCGATAAGTGGCATAGCCAGGCAGAGGGTAAGGAGAGGGAACTGTTGGATCGGCCAGAGTGGCGTGATCTTCCCGCTGTACGAAACAACCGCGTTTACGAGGTTGATTTTCTAACTTGGATGAATAACGGAATTATTTCCAACGGAAAAAAAATCGATGATATATTGCGATCGTTAGCTTGA
- a CDS encoding NAD(P)/FAD-dependent oxidoreductase, translating into MTEQLELYDVTIIGGGPAGMYTAFYSGMRDLKTKLIEAKNELGGRMLIYPEKMIWDVGGVAPILCEKLIDQLKEQAKTFDPTIVFGQHIIGLEKQADSTYILEAATGEKHWTRTVILAIGRGILRMAKLELAGAERYEVSNLHYTVQELEPFRGKRVLISGGGNSTVDWANELIPIAAQVMVVHRRDRFGGHEKNIVRMKESSADVLTPYEVTQLYSGNGKTIERVTITHIESGDSRELEIDEVIVNHGLKSDFTGIKDWGLDMDDWNIFVSPRLETNLPGIFGAGDFANYESKLNLIAGAFTDAALALNSAKRYMDPEAPRMAYVSSHNERFKERNKALGVSDE; encoded by the coding sequence TTGACGGAGCAGCTTGAATTATACGATGTGACGATTATCGGCGGTGGTCCTGCGGGAATGTATACTGCTTTTTATAGTGGCATGAGGGACTTAAAGACGAAGTTAATAGAAGCGAAAAACGAGCTGGGCGGGCGGATGCTTATTTATCCCGAGAAAATGATTTGGGATGTTGGCGGGGTTGCGCCGATCCTATGCGAGAAGTTAATCGACCAATTGAAGGAGCAAGCAAAGACGTTCGACCCCACAATTGTATTCGGCCAGCATATTATCGGTTTGGAGAAACAAGCGGATTCGACGTACATTCTGGAGGCGGCAACGGGAGAGAAGCACTGGACGCGCACGGTCATTCTGGCTATCGGCCGCGGCATTCTGCGAATGGCGAAGCTGGAGCTTGCGGGAGCTGAACGCTATGAGGTGTCCAATCTTCACTATACCGTGCAGGAACTAGAGCCTTTTAGGGGGAAACGAGTACTCATTTCGGGTGGGGGGAACTCTACTGTCGATTGGGCGAACGAGCTGATCCCCATCGCTGCTCAGGTCATGGTCGTGCATAGACGCGACCGCTTCGGCGGGCATGAGAAAAACATTGTTCGAATGAAGGAGTCTTCCGCCGATGTGCTTACGCCATATGAAGTCACGCAGTTATATAGCGGCAACGGAAAGACGATTGAACGGGTGACGATTACCCATATCGAATCAGGAGATTCGCGCGAGCTTGAAATAGACGAGGTTATCGTCAACCACGGACTGAAGTCCGATTTTACAGGTATCAAGGATTGGGGACTGGATATGGACGACTGGAACATATTTGTCAGCCCGAGACTCGAGACGAACTTGCCGGGCATTTTCGGGGCTGGCGACTTCGCCAATTACGAAAGCAAGCTCAACCTTATTGCAGGGGCGTTCACGGATGCGGCCTTGGCGCTTAACAGCGCCAAACGGTACATGGATCCCGAGGCACCAAGAATGGCTTATGTATCGTCGCATAACGAGCGGTTTAAAGAACGGAACAAAGCGCTTGGCGTATCCGATGAATAG